In the genome of Acidimicrobiales bacterium, one region contains:
- a CDS encoding PDZ domain-containing protein: MDPSVAPGPPPAAPPAPPPDHGPPPDASGDGAAAAPPRLPWHPVWVALGAALLLALTAIGGASLARAPYVVYAPGSAIETEPAIATPGSRSYETEGSVLFLTVSLRGASRRVSFAEAAYGWVRGDQDVFPRRQILGDQSGAESRQQSLQLMQGSQLLAAKVALEHLGHEVTATGEGAVVNTVSEGTPAAAELRPGDVIIGIDGRSVALDSELRDLLVEKQPGDTVELELRRGAALVRPDDAPEPEVDTVVVEMVPDADPGGRPRAVIGITTFTMGLDYELPFPVEIDTEDVGGPSAGLALTLGILDRLTPGSITGGRDIAVTGEIGPDGQVVQVGGVAQKAAAARAAGVALILVPAEEAAEARAHAGSVPVVGVATLDEALRALDDLGGNALDLPRDGG, translated from the coding sequence GTGGACCCGTCCGTCGCCCCGGGCCCCCCGCCGGCCGCCCCACCCGCCCCTCCGCCCGACCACGGCCCGCCCCCGGACGCGTCCGGGGACGGCGCGGCCGCGGCGCCGCCCCGCCTGCCCTGGCACCCGGTGTGGGTGGCGCTGGGCGCGGCCCTGCTGCTGGCCCTCACCGCCATCGGGGGGGCCAGCCTGGCCCGGGCCCCGTACGTGGTGTACGCCCCGGGCTCGGCCATCGAGACCGAGCCGGCCATCGCCACGCCCGGCAGCCGGTCGTACGAGACCGAAGGCTCGGTCCTGTTCCTGACGGTGTCGCTGCGGGGGGCGTCGCGGCGGGTCAGCTTCGCCGAGGCCGCCTACGGGTGGGTCCGGGGCGACCAGGACGTGTTCCCCCGCCGCCAGATCCTGGGCGACCAGAGCGGGGCCGAGAGCCGGCAGCAGAGCCTCCAGCTCATGCAGGGCTCGCAGCTCCTGGCGGCCAAGGTGGCCCTCGAGCACCTGGGCCACGAGGTCACCGCCACCGGCGAGGGCGCGGTGGTCAACACCGTCAGCGAGGGCACCCCGGCCGCGGCCGAGCTGCGGCCCGGCGACGTGATCATCGGGATCGACGGACGGTCGGTGGCCCTCGACAGCGAGCTGCGGGACCTGCTGGTCGAGAAGCAGCCGGGCGACACCGTCGAGCTGGAGCTGCGGCGGGGGGCGGCCCTGGTCCGGCCGGACGACGCCCCGGAGCCCGAGGTCGACACCGTGGTGGTCGAGATGGTGCCCGACGCCGACCCCGGCGGGCGCCCCCGGGCCGTGATCGGCATCACCACCTTCACCATGGGCCTGGACTACGAGCTGCCGTTCCCGGTGGAGATCGACACCGAGGACGTGGGCGGCCCCTCGGCCGGCCTGGCCCTGACCCTCGGCATCCTGGACCGCCTGACCCCGGGCAGCATCACCGGAGGCCGGGACATCGCCGTCACCGGCGAGATCGGCCCCGACGGCCAGGTGGTCCAGGTGGGGGGCGTGGCCCAGAAGGCCGCCGCCGCCCGGGCCGCCGGGGTGGCCCTGATCCTGGTGCCGGCCGAGGAGGCGGCCGAGGCCCGGGCCCACGCCGGGAGCGTGCCGGTGGTGGGGGTGGCCACCCTGGACGAGGCCCTGCGGGCCCTGGACGACCTGGGGGGCAACGCCCTCGACCTGCCCCGCGACGGCGGCTGA
- a CDS encoding HEAT repeat domain-containing protein, whose product MGRTPPAGPPPAAPPPTTADVGSEPDEGATARRTAVAEAGHRGDADAARVGLDDPHPSVRATALGALRRAGALDTDALRAALADRAPAVRRRAAEEVAALAGPDGTGAGPEGVSLLPLLDDEDPTVVEVAAWASGERRPAEPGAVARLAALATGHDDALVREAAVAALGAIGDEAGLPAVLAATGDKATVRRRAVLALAPFTGPEVDTALRRATADRDWQVRQAAEDLLR is encoded by the coding sequence ATGGGCCGCACCCCGCCGGCGGGCCCACCGCCCGCCGCCCCTCCCCCCACCACCGCCGATGTCGGCTCCGAGCCCGACGAGGGCGCCACCGCCCGGCGCACCGCGGTGGCCGAGGCCGGCCATCGCGGCGACGCCGACGCGGCCCGGGTGGGCCTGGACGACCCCCACCCGTCGGTGCGGGCCACCGCCCTGGGCGCGCTGCGCCGCGCCGGGGCCCTCGACACCGACGCCCTGCGGGCCGCGCTGGCCGACCGGGCGCCGGCGGTGCGACGCCGGGCCGCCGAGGAGGTGGCCGCCCTGGCCGGCCCGGACGGGACCGGCGCCGGGCCCGAGGGGGTCAGCCTCCTCCCCCTCCTCGACGACGAGGACCCGACCGTGGTCGAGGTGGCGGCATGGGCCAGCGGCGAGCGCCGGCCGGCCGAGCCGGGGGCCGTGGCCCGCCTGGCCGCCCTGGCCACGGGCCACGACGACGCCCTGGTGCGGGAGGCCGCGGTGGCCGCCCTGGGGGCCATCGGGGACGAGGCCGGGCTGCCGGCGGTGCTGGCCGCCACCGGCGACAAGGCCACCGTCCGCCGCCGGGCCGTGCTGGCCCTGGCCCCCTTCACCGGCCCCGAGGTCGACACCGCCCTTCGGCGGGCCACCGCCGACCGTGATTGGCAGGTCCGCCAGGCCGCCGAGGACCTCCTCCGATGA
- the bioA gene encoding adenosylmethionine--8-amino-7-oxononanoate transaminase, which produces MSTAPPAGSHDDWVARDEAVVWHGFTQMAAFAGNRPVIIDRAEGREVIDVEGRRYLDAISSLWVTTLGHRVPELDDALRAQIDKVAHTTLLGNGNVAAVELAEALAPRVPLDDPRFLFAADGAAAVEQALKIAFQFWTNQGVAGRTTYLAFGGAYHGDTMGSLSVGDGGFGTDVFDPLRFACRRTPGLDQPGGPEAAVAAIAAHADRLAAVVVEPLVQGAAGIRTHPPEALRAVADACRAHGVLLIADEVATGFGRTGTLFACEQAGVRPDLMCLGKGITGGYLAMAATVASGPVHRAFRGEDLSEKTLYHGHSYGGNALAAAVATRHLALIDEWDVLANVRARAAQLAAGLAARVAGLPGVAEVRQQGLMAGVELAPPTEGLRWGRRVSAGCVERGVLVRPLGDVVVLVPPLTTTAGEIDRIVDAVAAAIADVRA; this is translated from the coding sequence ATGTCCACCGCTCCCCCGGCCGGGTCGCACGACGACTGGGTGGCCCGCGACGAGGCGGTGGTGTGGCACGGCTTCACCCAGATGGCGGCCTTCGCCGGCAACCGCCCGGTGATCATCGACCGGGCCGAGGGGCGCGAGGTGATCGACGTCGAGGGGCGCCGCTACCTGGACGCCATCTCGTCGCTGTGGGTCACCACCCTGGGCCACCGGGTGCCCGAGCTGGACGACGCCCTGCGGGCCCAGATCGACAAGGTGGCCCACACCACCCTGCTGGGCAACGGCAACGTGGCCGCGGTCGAGCTGGCCGAGGCCCTGGCCCCCCGGGTGCCCCTCGACGACCCCCGCTTCCTGTTCGCGGCGGACGGGGCGGCGGCGGTGGAGCAGGCCCTCAAGATCGCCTTCCAGTTCTGGACCAACCAGGGGGTGGCCGGCCGCACCACCTACCTGGCCTTCGGCGGGGCCTACCACGGCGACACCATGGGGTCGCTCTCGGTGGGCGACGGCGGCTTCGGCACCGACGTGTTCGACCCGCTCCGCTTCGCCTGCCGGCGCACGCCCGGCCTCGACCAGCCCGGCGGGCCCGAGGCCGCGGTGGCCGCCATCGCCGCCCACGCCGACCGGTTGGCCGCGGTGGTGGTCGAGCCCCTGGTGCAGGGAGCGGCCGGCATCCGCACCCACCCGCCGGAGGCGCTGCGGGCCGTGGCCGACGCCTGCCGGGCCCACGGGGTGCTGCTCATCGCCGATGAGGTGGCCACCGGCTTCGGCCGCACCGGCACCCTGTTCGCCTGCGAGCAGGCCGGCGTCCGGCCCGACCTGATGTGCCTGGGCAAGGGCATCACCGGCGGCTACCTGGCCATGGCGGCCACGGTGGCGTCCGGCCCCGTGCACCGGGCCTTCCGGGGCGAGGACCTCTCGGAGAAGACCCTCTACCACGGCCACTCCTACGGGGGGAACGCCCTGGCCGCGGCGGTGGCCACCCGCCACCTGGCCCTCATCGACGAGTGGGACGTGCTGGCCAACGTGCGGGCCCGGGCCGCCCAGCTGGCCGCCGGCCTGGCCGCCCGGGTGGCCGGCCTCCCCGGCGTGGCCGAGGTCCGCCAGCAGGGGCTGATGGCCGGCGTCGAGCTGGCCCCGCCCACCGAGGGCCTGCGCTGGGGCCGGCGGGTCAGCGCCGGGTGCGTCGAGCGCGGTGTCCTGGTCCGGCCCCTGGGCGACGTGGTGGTGCTGGTGCCCCCGCTCACGACCACGGCCGGGGAGATCGACCGCATCGTCGACGCCGTGGCCGCCGCCATCGCCGATGTGCGCGCCTGA
- a CDS encoding ATP-binding protein codes for MTTTATLVQLAAELTLFVVAVAGAGLSVRTGLLGLDRAARLLLVFGFAVLAASAFAVGSLAVDRAEEPAALAALRVAGAVLVALGALRWAGSRRGRPLLLAGLVVLVAAAVVDARGVDLGADRVGAEPLVLAAAALMAAALVVAGRHTIPGRIGTSVAGVLLAVVLLVSLSLSAVISATVEDEALRRYGARASAEADAAQAEAEGALDAANLVAASAGARLGDDLGRLADPDAEPAVADAARARVATAVAALVGPDGLSVDGPVVVVDPGGAPEVAVPEALGTATRLALGGDAVVREALDVDGPRQGVAVVGRDAYALAAVPVRAAAGGTRGTVGVVVVASPLDDAFLQRRAAQGEAVSLALVAGDGVVATAGPQPSPAQLRARARAVVDSAGRGFDGDVAGRFVVTRPVAAGGLPPQMALVLSTPTDRVGRTREDLYRSLFAVALAAGLAGIALSIVVGERIGGAIRRLTAAAARIREGDLEARAAVDREDELGELSETFDAMAASVHDLTDDLRRSAAAEGRLRARLESVFAGVAEAVVAADEDRRVTELNVAALDLLGLDEDDLDGRVLDDLVPLVGPDGDPVALSAPAGGPRLVVGSVRSARDPDAAPTPVVGTIASLHGLDGGRAGTVVVLRDVRREQALEEAKQDFLANIGHELRTPLTPIKGYAGVLRRRTPSPEQAREWAEGIASGVERLEHLVERLVTFTAVTAGPAGAGSGSAGEVDVGAVVEAVVADWRDRLDRPLEVEVEAGLPPVPGEEAHLRLALGELVDNAGRFSPPGSPVRVTAEGRALADGRPGVVLTVLDQGRGAEELGDVVAAFAQGDPSATRRHQGLGLGLALVDRVARAHGGRLVTSSPSQGGTAVSILVPVVTASTGSPVSVDPVPTGPDPHDGSSV; via the coding sequence GTGACCACCACGGCGACGCTCGTCCAGCTGGCGGCCGAGCTGACCCTCTTCGTGGTGGCCGTGGCCGGGGCCGGCCTGTCGGTCCGCACCGGCCTGCTGGGCCTGGACCGGGCCGCCCGCCTGCTGCTGGTCTTCGGCTTCGCCGTCCTGGCCGCCAGCGCCTTCGCGGTGGGGTCGCTGGCCGTGGACCGGGCCGAGGAGCCGGCGGCCCTGGCCGCCCTGCGCGTCGCCGGCGCCGTCCTGGTCGCCCTGGGCGCGCTGCGCTGGGCCGGCAGCCGGCGGGGCCGGCCGCTGCTGCTGGCCGGCCTGGTGGTGCTGGTGGCCGCCGCCGTGGTCGACGCCCGGGGCGTCGACCTGGGGGCCGACCGGGTGGGGGCCGAGCCCCTGGTCCTGGCGGCCGCCGCCCTGATGGCCGCGGCCCTGGTGGTGGCCGGGCGCCACACCATCCCCGGTCGCATCGGCACCAGCGTGGCCGGGGTGCTCCTGGCCGTGGTGCTGCTGGTCTCGCTCTCCCTCTCCGCCGTCATCAGTGCCACCGTCGAGGACGAGGCCCTCCGCCGCTACGGCGCCCGGGCCTCGGCCGAGGCCGACGCCGCCCAGGCCGAGGCCGAGGGGGCGCTCGACGCCGCCAACCTGGTGGCGGCCTCGGCCGGGGCCCGGCTGGGCGACGACCTGGGCCGGCTGGCCGACCCCGACGCCGAGCCGGCCGTGGCCGACGCGGCCCGGGCCCGGGTGGCCACCGCCGTCGCCGCCCTGGTGGGCCCCGACGGCCTGTCCGTGGACGGCCCGGTGGTGGTCGTCGATCCCGGCGGCGCGCCCGAGGTGGCGGTGCCCGAGGCCCTGGGCACGGCCACCCGGCTGGCCCTGGGGGGCGACGCCGTGGTCCGCGAGGCCCTGGACGTCGACGGCCCCCGCCAGGGCGTGGCCGTGGTCGGCCGCGACGCCTACGCCCTGGCCGCGGTGCCGGTGCGGGCCGCGGCGGGGGGCACCCGCGGCACCGTCGGCGTGGTGGTGGTGGCCAGCCCCCTCGACGACGCCTTCCTGCAGCGCCGGGCGGCCCAGGGCGAGGCCGTGTCCCTGGCCCTGGTGGCCGGCGACGGCGTGGTGGCCACCGCCGGCCCGCAGCCGTCCCCGGCCCAGCTCCGGGCCCGGGCCCGGGCCGTGGTCGACTCGGCCGGCCGCGGCTTCGACGGCGACGTGGCCGGGCGCTTCGTGGTGACCCGGCCCGTGGCTGCCGGTGGCCTGCCGCCCCAGATGGCCCTGGTGCTGTCCACCCCCACCGACCGGGTGGGGCGGACCCGCGAGGACCTGTACCGGTCCCTGTTCGCGGTGGCCCTGGCCGCCGGCCTGGCCGGCATCGCCCTGTCGATCGTGGTGGGTGAGCGCATCGGCGGGGCCATCCGGCGCCTGACCGCGGCGGCGGCCCGCATCCGCGAGGGCGACCTGGAGGCCCGGGCCGCCGTCGACCGGGAGGACGAGCTGGGCGAGCTGTCCGAGACCTTCGACGCCATGGCGGCCTCGGTCCACGACCTGACCGACGACCTGCGCCGCTCGGCGGCGGCCGAGGGGCGCCTGCGGGCCCGGCTGGAGAGCGTGTTCGCCGGCGTGGCCGAGGCGGTGGTGGCCGCCGACGAGGACCGCCGGGTGACCGAGCTCAACGTGGCTGCCCTCGACCTCCTGGGCCTGGACGAGGACGACCTCGACGGTCGGGTCCTCGACGACCTGGTCCCTCTGGTCGGGCCCGACGGGGACCCGGTGGCCCTCAGCGCCCCCGCCGGCGGGCCCCGCCTGGTCGTCGGATCGGTCCGCTCGGCCCGCGACCCCGACGCCGCCCCCACGCCGGTGGTGGGCACGATCGCCTCGCTCCACGGCCTCGACGGAGGCCGGGCCGGCACCGTGGTGGTGCTGCGCGACGTGCGCCGGGAGCAGGCCCTGGAGGAGGCCAAGCAGGACTTCCTGGCCAACATCGGCCACGAGCTGCGCACCCCGCTGACGCCCATCAAGGGCTACGCCGGGGTCCTGCGCCGCCGGACCCCCAGCCCTGAGCAGGCCCGGGAGTGGGCCGAGGGCATCGCCTCGGGGGTCGAGCGCCTGGAACACCTGGTTGAGCGCCTGGTGACCTTCACGGCCGTGACCGCCGGCCCGGCCGGCGCCGGCTCGGGCTCGGCCGGCGAGGTGGACGTCGGGGCCGTGGTGGAGGCGGTGGTGGCGGACTGGCGGGACCGTCTCGATCGCCCCCTCGAGGTCGAGGTGGAGGCGGGCCTGCCCCCGGTGCCGGGCGAGGAGGCCCACCTGCGGCTGGCCCTGGGGGAGCTGGTCGACAACGCCGGCCGCTTCTCCCCGCCGGGGTCGCCGGTGCGGGTCACGGCCGAGGGGCGGGCCCTGGCCGATGGCCGGCCCGGCGTCGTCCTCACCGTGCTCGACCAGGGTCGGGGGGCCGAGGAGCTGGGCGACGTGGTCGCTGCCTTCGCCCAGGGTGACCCCTCCGCCACCCGCCGTCACCAGGGTTTGGGCCTGGGCCTGGCCCTGGTCGACCGGGTGGCCCGGGCCCACGGCGGCCGCCTGGTCACCTCCTCCCCTTCCCAAGGCGGGACGGCGGTCTCTATCCTCGTGCCCGTGGTCACTGCCTCCACGGGGTCTCCCGTGTCCGTCGACCCGGTCCCCACCGGGCCCGACCCGCACGACGGGTCGAGCGTGTGA